Proteins encoded by one window of Bactrocera oleae isolate idBacOlea1 chromosome 4, idBacOlea1, whole genome shotgun sequence:
- the JhI-26 gene encoding uncharacterized protein JhI-26, translating into MTTAQDERINGEIDWLKCTLFPQLLANKNFRTDNAIDGATTDNVKLLDVQLKFIGSEEAFMLTTCYRAIIKVQQNDKDPRTTTLVVKKTPNLPQVTFDAIQFGALFSNEILSYNNILPALEEFTGYRFNVPRFYYGDLQSCSAIVVLKDFAADNFCVAKQKFNLSLEHALVALKTLGIFHGTGFALKYKNPADFKRLTQSLREPRYDITEMHPLWEMITKFGAERLGISTRKYQPQIEESFISRYCKIISDFVAFGRKMVAPVEPLATLCHGDYLRNNIAFKYAEVDSAEKPIEALMFDMQTMRVSSPMLDFATFLSLSTYAAVRCKHFDEIFEEYYTNLVRAFKEHTNEEQIPEYLSREFLLREYWRLLPYSLSIASHFLMQLMEPVSGGMEELFSREMASEEVREDSMHRGGEAVDLEIAHQMKELYDLVTKHNIDIFKDFDYV; encoded by the exons ATGACGACGGCACAAGACGAAAGAATTAACGGAGAGATTGATTGGCTTAAGTGCACGCTATTTCCACAGCttttagcaaataaaaattttcggaCAGACAATGCAATTGACGGCGCCACAACTGACAATGTAAAACTGCTCGATGTGCAGCTAAAATTTATCGGGTCAGAAGAAGCTTTCATGTTGACCACCTGTTATCGGGCTATAATCAAGGTGCAGCAAAACGACAAAGATCCAAGAACCACGACGCTCGTTGTAAAG AAAACCCCAAATTTGCCGCAAGTGACATTCGATGCCATACAGTTTGGCGCGTTATTCAGCAACGAGATCTTATCTTACAACAATATTCTGCCGGCGTTAGAAGAATTTACCGGATATAGATTTAATGTTCCCCGATTCTACTATGGAGACCTACAAAGCTGTTCAGCCATAGTGGTATTAAAAGATTTTGCCGCCGATAATTTCTGTGTGGCCAAGCAGAAATTCAATCTCTCATTGGAGCATGCGCTTGTAGCTT TGAAAACTCTGGGTATTTTTCATGGCACGGGTTTCGCATTGAAGTATAAAAACCCCGCTGATTTCAAGCGCTTAACCCAGTCACTGCGGGAGCCACGGTACGATATTACGGAGATGCATCCTTTATGGGAAATGATAACCAAATTTGGCGCGGAGCGTCTTGGGATTTCCACTAGGAAGTATCAGCCACAAATAGAGGAGAGTTTCATAAGTCGCTACTGTAAAATAATAAGTGACTTCGTCGCGTTTGGTCGCAAAATGGTTGCACCGGTAGAACCACTAGCAACGCTTTGTCATGGTGATTATTTACGCAACAATATAGCGTTCAAATATGCTGAAGTAGAT AGCGCCGAAAAGCCAATAGAGGCGCTAATGTTCGATATGCAGACAATGCGAGTTTCCTCGCCAATGTTAGATTTTGCCACCTTCTTATCCTTGTCTACTTACGCGGCTGTTCGTTGCAAGCATTTCGACGAGATATTCGAGGAGTACTACACAAATCTAGTCAGAGCATTCAAAGAGCACACTAATGAGGAGCAGATACCAGAGTACTTGAG CCGTGAATTCCTTCTGCGCGAATACTGGCGTCTGCTACCTTACAGCCTTAGCATCGCATCGCATTTTCTCATGCAATTGATGGAGCCGGTGTCCGGAGGAATGGAGGAATTGTTTTCGCGAGAGATGGCTAGTGAAGAAGTGAGAGAGGACAGTATGCACCGCGGAGGCGAGGCGGTCGACCTTGAAATagctcatcaaatgaaagaacTATATGATCTAGTGACGAAACataatatcgatatatttaAGGACTTCGATTATGTGTGA